A genomic stretch from Thermomonospora umbrina includes:
- a CDS encoding helix-turn-helix domain-containing protein has translation MSHEAVTWAFDDAPMLRMASSGKRDTTARSVLVALAERADAVGANSHPSLLDVCYRTGFDRKTVREALRRLEAAGLITRDGTVGGCTRWRLAMDKRRPPEDREELEREEDAKRAKTAERVRRHRATKAVTPPEGVTVTPPSGVTTLPVTHLNGVTSLGVTPSGGVTEPGVTPSDSVRNAENSVTSMAVTPFKGVCNAVSSTRTIHEPSVLLTVLEPPGSGTPPPSESPPDQTTIDGQLSHPPSKPKARSRTKPKIERTPEQQAAFEAADKIAKWWWDARCPNLGIPVKSKSNRSPKASFPGFRAFLESYLTADPPCSPQEVQQALETCRQSWPSDLRFEAVIRDAREKAPPPPNNRPVDFKQQATNDLFDQALQRARARDAMEAS, from the coding sequence GTGAGCCACGAGGCTGTGACTTGGGCCTTTGACGATGCGCCCATGCTCCGGATGGCGTCCAGCGGCAAGCGGGACACGACCGCCCGGTCCGTGCTGGTGGCGCTGGCCGAACGCGCGGACGCGGTCGGCGCGAACAGTCATCCCTCACTCCTGGACGTCTGCTACCGGACCGGCTTTGACCGGAAGACCGTCCGCGAGGCGCTGCGCCGCCTTGAAGCGGCCGGGTTGATCACGAGGGACGGCACGGTCGGTGGCTGCACCCGCTGGCGGCTGGCGATGGACAAGCGCCGTCCGCCGGAGGACCGCGAGGAGTTGGAGCGCGAGGAGGACGCCAAGCGGGCGAAGACCGCTGAGCGGGTCCGTCGGCACCGCGCGACCAAGGCTGTAACGCCGCCTGAAGGCGTTACGGTAACGCCCCCGAGCGGTGTTACCACCCTCCCGGTAACGCACTTGAACGGCGTTACAAGCCTGGGTGTAACGCCCTCTGGGGGTGTTACGGAGCCGGGTGTAACGCCTTCAGATTCCGTACGTAACGCTGAAAACAGCGTTACGAGCATGGCTGTAACGCCGTTTAAAGGCGTTTGTAACGCCGTCAGCTCCACCCGAACCATCCATGAACCGTCCGTACTACTAACCGTCCTTGAACCGCCCGGTTCGGGGACTCCTCCTCCGTCGGAGTCCCCGCCCGACCAAACAACGATCGACGGCCAACTCTCACACCCCCCGTCGAAGCCCAAAGCCCGCAGCCGGACCAAGCCGAAGATCGAGCGGACCCCGGAGCAGCAGGCCGCCTTCGAAGCCGCTGACAAGATCGCGAAGTGGTGGTGGGACGCCCGCTGCCCCAACCTCGGCATCCCGGTGAAGAGCAAGAGCAACCGCAGCCCGAAGGCGTCCTTCCCCGGATTCCGCGCGTTTCTGGAGAGCTACCTCACCGCCGACCCACCGTGCAGCCCGCAAGAGGTCCAGCAAGCGCTGGAGACCTGCCGACAGTCCTGGCCGAGCGATCTCCGATTCGAGGCGGTCATCCGCGACGCGCGGGAAAAGGCACCACCCCCGCCCAACAACCGTCCCGTCGACTTCAAGCAGCAGGCCACCAACGACCTGTTCGACCAGGCGCTGCAGCGTGCCCGAGCCAGAGATGCGATGGAGGCATCGTGA
- a CDS encoding zinc finger domain-containing protein yields the protein MNHEEAVVLVRYVRACCPQQAIDEYTPDAWHDLLGDLDIDACRAAVVTIVRRQPFVAPAEIRAEVRRVREERIAAQRLEAPTPDAAEREEVYRQQLWVILQRAADGHMPFKAIPGRASSGPSEAFMRTRTAEDRDRVLAQTVACPADRCPARPGEPCRPRPGEPPMSAWHPNRLRLARNEELLPDINPVPSLDELEAEAGR from the coding sequence GTGAACCACGAAGAGGCCGTGGTCCTCGTCCGCTACGTCAGAGCGTGCTGCCCCCAGCAGGCCATCGATGAGTACACCCCCGATGCATGGCATGACCTGCTCGGCGACCTTGACATCGACGCCTGCCGAGCCGCCGTCGTGACCATCGTCCGCCGACAGCCGTTCGTGGCCCCGGCCGAGATCCGCGCCGAGGTCCGCCGGGTCCGTGAGGAACGCATCGCCGCCCAGCGGCTTGAGGCTCCGACTCCGGACGCCGCTGAGCGGGAGGAGGTGTACCGGCAACAGCTTTGGGTCATCCTGCAGCGTGCCGCCGACGGGCACATGCCGTTCAAAGCGATCCCCGGCAGAGCGAGTTCCGGCCCGTCGGAGGCGTTCATGCGGACCCGGACGGCGGAGGACCGCGACAGGGTCCTCGCCCAGACGGTCGCCTGCCCCGCCGACCGCTGCCCGGCACGCCCCGGGGAGCCGTGCCGGCCGAGACCGGGCGAACCGCCGATGTCGGCATGGCACCCCAACCGGCTGCGCCTGGCACGCAATGAGGAACTGCTCCCCGACATCAACCCGGTGCCATCACTGGACGAGCTCGAGGCGGAGGCCGGCCGATGA
- a CDS encoding helix-turn-helix domain-containing protein encodes MSAPHPLVVQLARAREEQGLSRRAASNAARFGSARVNGWEQGRCAPTIVALEQYAAFLGYRIVLVRDGQAVVTLPRLEAELAPAAPTPRERKPPPPITAERAAENRRVLAAALGIADDMPIRSDAA; translated from the coding sequence GTGAGCGCCCCGCACCCGCTGGTGGTCCAACTCGCCCGAGCCAGGGAGGAACAGGGCTTGTCCCGCCGGGCGGCCAGCAACGCCGCGAGATTCGGCAGCGCACGCGTGAACGGCTGGGAGCAGGGCCGCTGCGCGCCGACCATCGTCGCGTTGGAGCAGTACGCGGCATTCCTCGGGTACCGCATCGTCCTCGTCCGCGACGGGCAGGCGGTCGTGACGCTCCCACGGCTGGAAGCAGAACTGGCCCCGGCCGCCCCGACGCCTCGGGAGCGGAAGCCGCCCCCGCCGATCACGGCGGAACGCGCCGCCGAGAACAGGCGCGTGCTGGCCGCCGCGCTCGGCATCGCCGACGACATGCCCATTCGGAGTGATGCAGCGTGA
- a CDS encoding DUF2493 domain-containing protein: MTRTAPYRVLVIGSRTWRNFEPVYAALDELLRQHPDMVLIHGACREGVDAIADRWAIRRGVTGEDRLWRLAAPWKVHGKAAGGLRNQEMVDRRPDVCVAFIDPCVSQICRRQSVHGSHGGEDCVRRARKARIRTVAVRSWEPRPGQPALFGRPS; this comes from the coding sequence GTGACCCGCACGGCCCCCTACCGGGTACTGGTCATCGGTTCCCGAACCTGGCGGAACTTCGAGCCCGTGTACGCCGCCTTGGACGAGCTGCTGCGCCAGCACCCCGACATGGTGTTGATCCACGGTGCGTGCCGTGAGGGCGTGGACGCGATCGCGGACCGGTGGGCGATCCGTCGTGGCGTGACCGGTGAGGACCGGCTGTGGCGGCTGGCCGCCCCCTGGAAGGTCCACGGTAAGGCCGCTGGGGGGCTCCGAAATCAGGAGATGGTCGACCGCCGTCCGGACGTGTGCGTGGCGTTCATTGACCCGTGTGTGTCCCAGATCTGTAGGCGCCAGAGCGTTCACGGTTCGCATGGCGGTGAGGACTGCGTCCGCCGTGCCCGCAAGGCCCGCATCCGGACCGTGGCGGTCCGTTCCTGGGAGCCCCGCCCCGGTCAGCCGGCACTGTTCGGGAGGCCGTCATGA